The following is a genomic window from Deltaproteobacteria bacterium.
AGATTTTACCGCGGAGACCGCCGGGATCGCCGCCTCTCTCGCCCTTGAACTCGGAGGCGCCGTGGAGCAGGAACAGATTGCCGCCTCATGCCTTAATTCCTACGAAAAATGGCGCGAGAAGTACGACCAATCGGGCCTCGCCCCCGCCAGCGAAGCATGGCTGAAAAAAACGGACATGATGGGGAAAAAGGTCCGCGTGGTGGATGGCGGAAAAACATTTGAAGGAACCGCCCAAAGTTTGGACGAAGACGGATTTCTTGTGGTGGACGGCAAAAAGATCATTTCGGGGGATATTGTTTTGTGCTTTTAGCCATCGACATCGGCAATACCAACACCGTCATCGGCCTCTTTGAGGGGGAAACCCTCGAACATCACTGGCGCCTCGAAACGAAAAAAGAGCGGACCGGCGATGAATGGGGCGTCTATCTGCGGGAGCTTTTCCGCCACGAAAAATGCGACATCGGCGAGACGGAGAGCGTGATCATCTCCAGCGTCGTCCCGCCGATGGAGAGGGCCCTAAACGAGATGTGCCGGCGGTATCTTGAATGCGCCCCCCTGTATGTGACAAGCAAGGTCAAACTGAACATCAAAATCGCCATCGACAACCCGGATGAACTGGGGGCCGACCGGATTGTCAATTCGGTGGCCGCCTGGCACAAATACAAAACCGATCTCATCGTCGTCGATTTTGGGACAGCTACAACATTCGACTTCATCTCCAAAAAGGGGGAATACCGCGGCGGTTTGATCCTGCCGGGCATCGGCATTTCGCTGGAGGCACTGCTCGCCCGCGCGACCAAACTTCCCCGTATTGAAATCGCCAAACCGGGGCATGTCATCGGGACAAACACGGTGGAGAGCATGCAATCGGGCATCTACTACGGCTACGCGGGGATGATTGACTCGGTGGTGGAGAGAATCGAAAAAGAAATCGGAAAAAAGGCGAAGGTGCTGGCCACCGGCGGGCTCGCCCCCATGATTGCGGCGGATTCGAAGAAGATTGCCGGGACGGATGAACTGCTGACGCTCAAGGGGCT
Proteins encoded in this region:
- a CDS encoding type III pantothenate kinase, encoding MLLAIDIGNTNTVIGLFEGETLEHHWRLETKKERTGDEWGVYLRELFRHEKCDIGETESVIISSVVPPMERALNEMCRRYLECAPLYVTSKVKLNIKIAIDNPDELGADRIVNSVAAWHKYKTDLIVVDFGTATTFDFISKKGEYRGGLILPGIGISLEALLARATKLPRIEIAKPGHVIGTNTVESMQSGIYYGYAGMIDSVVERIEKEIGKKAKVLATGGLAPMIAADSKKIAGTDELLTLKGLKLIYEWNRKE